One genomic segment of Trichococcus shcherbakoviae includes these proteins:
- a CDS encoding response regulator transcription factor codes for MKIIIADDHALVRNALTFMLNAQPDMEVVGDAADGNEVFMKLENTQADLVLMDISMPPGENGLHTTRRIKETHPEIKVIVLTMHDEESYVREALNAGADGFILKSTTDDILLEGIRKVHANQRYYSGYPTDKLDELDTFQGDSLYASLSKREKEVLPLVALGYNNRDIAEKLFISVKTVEVHKANIRKKLKVDSYADLLRYSVKNHLVDF; via the coding sequence ATGAAAATCATAATTGCAGACGACCATGCGCTGGTGCGCAACGCGCTGACCTTCATGTTGAATGCGCAACCAGATATGGAGGTCGTCGGTGACGCCGCTGACGGCAACGAAGTTTTCATGAAGCTGGAAAATACGCAGGCGGATCTGGTGTTGATGGACATCAGCATGCCTCCAGGGGAAAACGGTTTGCATACGACGCGCCGGATCAAAGAAACGCATCCGGAGATCAAAGTGATCGTGTTGACGATGCATGATGAAGAAAGCTACGTGAGGGAAGCGTTGAATGCAGGAGCAGATGGTTTCATCCTCAAAAGCACAACCGACGACATCTTGCTGGAAGGCATCCGGAAAGTCCATGCCAACCAACGTTATTACAGTGGTTATCCAACCGACAAGCTTGATGAGCTGGACACTTTTCAGGGCGACAGCCTCTATGCCAGTCTTTCGAAACGGGAAAAAGAGGTCCTGCCGCTCGTCGCTTTGGGATACAACAACAGGGACATAGCCGAAAAACTGTTCATTTCCGTCAAAACGGTAGAAGTTCATAAAGCAAACATTAGAAAAAAACTGAAGGTCGACAGCTATGCTGATCTTTTGCGTTATAGTGTGAAAAATCATTTGGTCGATTTCTAG
- a CDS encoding GAF domain-containing protein gives MSQIDLWLEERRKEWQADFLGLAQDVAPPFQQTELRWTNVAGNTSDHYRSIRLRVGKGIAGEVWRTGREQRATKIQSDSQNLLKYPIARLEQLDMTIGIPLMKNGIIRAVLLLGYRKPIATDVADVTAVYAALPDLSVLLEEGGHKDD, from the coding sequence ATGTCACAAATAGATTTGTGGTTGGAAGAGAGAAGAAAGGAATGGCAGGCAGATTTTTTAGGCTTGGCCCAGGATGTTGCTCCACCATTCCAACAGACCGAATTGCGGTGGACGAATGTAGCCGGAAACACGAGCGATCACTATAGATCCATCCGCTTGCGGGTAGGCAAAGGCATCGCCGGCGAAGTGTGGCGCACGGGCCGGGAACAACGTGCAACTAAAATTCAATCAGACAGTCAAAATCTTTTGAAGTATCCAATCGCAAGGCTTGAGCAGCTCGATATGACAATCGGTATTCCGCTGATGAAGAACGGCATCATCCGTGCAGTTTTGTTGCTGGGATACCGCAAACCGATCGCTACTGATGTTGCAGACGTGACTGCTGTCTACGCAGCTTTGCCAGACCTATCAGTCCTATTGGAAGAAGGGGGGCATAAAGATGACTGA
- a CDS encoding sensor histidine kinase: MTDSASIHHIFPQPTWLMDTDYTVIDKNSQAEKFEKDYLISMEYAVQVAKGTCCAFRADKQTCKNCPLENKWAASDGFPITFMGRDGVSYEFFGKLVKKEQNWMLEIRYIDIPFESEGKSMLTYLNEARESEQKRIARELHDGIAQSIYSLMLETRGLKWTPVEEQQQKLQAIDRHFADVLLEIKSLATELRPSILDDVGLIPAINQFVEQTMEMTGFIIHVIVDGDSIDLSSRGNVVIYRSIQEAISNSLKYSGENEASIILDFGQKELRVTIADEGKGFIYDPYHLGFGLLNLRERTHSVGGKMEVETGIEKGTRIILIVPYKEGLT, from the coding sequence ATGACTGATTCAGCATCCATACACCATATTTTTCCCCAACCGACTTGGCTTATGGATACTGACTATACAGTAATCGACAAGAATTCACAGGCAGAAAAGTTTGAGAAAGATTACCTCATTTCAATGGAATATGCGGTACAGGTAGCCAAGGGCACTTGCTGCGCTTTCCGTGCGGATAAACAGACCTGCAAGAACTGTCCGCTCGAGAATAAATGGGCAGCTTCAGATGGTTTTCCGATCACTTTTATGGGCCGTGACGGAGTCTCTTATGAATTTTTCGGAAAACTAGTGAAAAAAGAACAAAACTGGATGCTGGAGATCCGCTATATCGATATACCCTTTGAATCTGAAGGGAAAAGCATGCTGACCTACTTGAACGAAGCCCGTGAGAGCGAGCAGAAAAGGATTGCGCGTGAACTCCATGATGGGATTGCGCAGAGCATCTACAGCTTGATGCTTGAAACGAGAGGGCTGAAGTGGACACCGGTTGAGGAGCAACAACAGAAGCTTCAGGCGATCGATCGACATTTTGCGGACGTACTTTTGGAAATCAAGAGTTTGGCTACCGAATTGCGGCCGAGCATTCTGGATGATGTCGGGCTTATCCCAGCGATAAATCAGTTTGTCGAACAGACAATGGAAATGACAGGATTTATCATCCATGTTATCGTAGACGGGGACAGTATTGATCTAAGTAGCCGTGGGAATGTCGTTATCTACCGCAGCATCCAGGAGGCAATCTCGAATTCTCTGAAATATTCCGGAGAGAATGAAGCGTCCATCATCCTTGATTTTGGACAAAAGGAACTGCGCGTCACGATTGCGGACGAAGGCAAAGGGTTCATCTATGATCCTTACCATCTCGGATTCGGCCTGCTGAATTTGCGGGAACGTACCCACTCTGTAGGCGGTAAAATGGAAGTCGAGACAGGTATAGAAAAAGGGACACGCATCATATTGATCGTGCCATATAAGGAGGGCTTGACATGA
- a CDS encoding amino acid permease: MKQIKSLSFFNLILIIVMTVYSFSSMSSSFFMMGLKAFPWFLISAFFYFIPYALIVSEYTRSYSNRTGGIYDWLKDAFSPRIAFITAFLWYCSYFTWIISLFMKLLIPFTIMLFGQDLTSAEQWFGIDTSYWIMVLSLFAVFCMTWVINRGHQAVFSFLKTSSYAMVGLLLISGIGNLLLMVNNPQLILQNMQQSLTAPSFFKGTSDSFLSQLPFFIFAITAFGGLDTIASLVDKSGEQRKKFPKALIISAVIIVVLYFGGIMLWSGANNLNVLRETNQFHLGNLMYGLMGSLANNISVSFGLSAAAQTFLYQAFIRYTAFTLFVAYIGLLSSITYTPLKSLIQGTPKEIWPQFLTKINQKEMPQTALWIQAAVVSVCIIGLSLNSTILGALFNQLTYMTNVARAIPYFVVAASYPFYRIKNPVLLKHSLIASHWQGYLCSLSVCTATLIAITFQVYQPFHTGEYVQALLLIIGPILFGLLGSSIYQRFEKKRTQFLLEDNL; encoded by the coding sequence ATGAAACAAATCAAAAGTCTATCATTTTTCAATCTGATCCTGATCATCGTCATGACAGTCTACTCTTTTTCAAGCATGTCGTCTTCTTTTTTCATGATGGGCCTGAAAGCCTTCCCTTGGTTTTTGATCAGCGCCTTTTTCTATTTTATCCCTTATGCCCTTATTGTATCAGAATATACGCGCAGCTATTCGAATCGCACCGGAGGCATCTATGATTGGCTGAAGGACGCTTTCTCGCCGCGGATTGCCTTCATTACCGCTTTCCTGTGGTACTGCAGTTACTTTACCTGGATCATCAGCCTGTTCATGAAATTATTGATTCCTTTCACCATCATGCTTTTCGGACAGGACTTGACTTCCGCCGAGCAATGGTTCGGAATCGACACGTCCTACTGGATCATGGTGCTCTCACTTTTCGCAGTATTTTGCATGACATGGGTGATCAACCGCGGACACCAGGCCGTCTTTTCATTTCTGAAGACGAGTAGCTACGCAATGGTTGGTCTGCTCCTCATATCTGGGATCGGCAATCTGTTGCTGATGGTGAACAATCCGCAGCTGATCCTGCAGAACATGCAGCAAAGCTTGACTGCCCCGAGTTTTTTCAAAGGAACCAGTGATTCTTTCCTTTCGCAGTTGCCTTTCTTTATTTTCGCCATCACTGCATTCGGCGGGCTCGATACCATCGCCAGCCTGGTGGATAAATCCGGCGAACAAAGAAAGAAATTTCCGAAAGCGCTGATCATCAGCGCTGTGATCATCGTCGTCCTCTATTTTGGTGGCATCATGCTCTGGAGCGGCGCAAATAACCTGAATGTGCTGCGGGAAACTAATCAGTTCCACCTTGGAAATCTGATGTACGGCTTGATGGGTAGCCTAGCCAATAACATCAGCGTTTCCTTCGGTCTGTCCGCAGCTGCTCAAACGTTCCTTTATCAAGCGTTCATCCGCTATACTGCCTTTACCTTGTTCGTAGCCTATATCGGGTTGTTGTCGTCCATCACCTATACACCTTTAAAAAGTTTGATCCAGGGCACGCCAAAGGAAATCTGGCCGCAATTCCTGACAAAAATCAATCAAAAAGAAATGCCGCAGACAGCACTTTGGATCCAAGCCGCGGTTGTTTCTGTGTGCATCATAGGCTTATCTTTAAATAGTACCATTCTAGGCGCATTATTCAACCAATTGACCTATATGACAAATGTAGCCCGCGCCATTCCGTATTTCGTTGTAGCCGCAAGTTATCCGTTCTATCGCATCAAGAACCCTGTGCTGTTGAAGCATTCATTGATTGCTTCGCACTGGCAAGGGTACCTTTGCTCGCTGAGCGTCTGCACGGCTACCTTGATCGCCATCACCTTCCAAGTCTATCAGCCGTTCCATACCGGAGAATATGTCCAAGCGCTGTTGCTGATCATCGGACCGATTCTCTTCGGACTTCTCGGCAGCAGCATCTATCAAAGATTCGAAAAGAAACGAACACAATTTTTACTTGAAGATAATCTGTAG